TTTCTTGAAGAATCTCCCTTAGTGTAGCGACCCAAATAATTTACAAGACTAGTATTGCgaactaaaaataattttaacattaaaaataataaaaaatccatatattttttttaaaacaaacaaTAAGTCTTTAGTTTGGAAGTGTGAGCATACTTAAAAAATGATTAAAACATTATAAAGTTCTAAACATTGAAAATACATAGCCCAAGTTATGTTCTTATAAATGTAAGACATATTTTTCAAAAGTGTAGATTTCCCATGGTtgggccacatgtacatttccACAACGcaaactccagcgctcactgttCTGCCTTGCCTTtcagcttacctacaacatgaaacaactaggtaagtgaaaattaCTAGTAAGATCAACCCACCACAAATAACATCAATAAAGACAACCAAGCCTTATCCATAATAACAACATTGAGAAATCTAaccagaattagggttccggTATAATCAGGCCCTAAACATAAAATTCAAGAACGCGTAAGCGTCCTAGTAAACTTGTGGTCATGCCcaataaacaaaatttaaaattgaACATGCACGTAGAAGATCCCAGAGCAGAACATATATATAGAACAATCTTTTTAACCCTAGAGTAGTCAGAACAAATACTGGGCAATCTTATTAGCAACAACACCAACAAACACTATTCTAGAGGCAGCTTATAATTTCAACCCGAAATAAGTTCTCCAAAGCTTATATTCATATGCAATTCAGATCATCACATCCTAAAATAGTTCATAGAGTACATGCATTACATCAATAATCTCTTTATTTTATAATTGTATTTAATGGgattaaccaatcctaacatccATTAGAGAGGGCATGCATCctatcaataatctctatatttcattcttgtatttaattggattaaccaatcctaacatcaATGAGAGAGAGCATGCATCATATCACTATTCAATTAAGCAATAGTCATATCAATTATCAACTATTGTCATGGGTTTGGAAACACTTGTCTAATAATGGTCCACGGTTATTGGGCCCTCAACCTCACTAGCGTATTTTATTGCCATTAGTGTCAGTAGGTATTCTTACCTCATCACTTGCATACAAGATCTATGGAATAATGCTCTCAACTATATCATCAATGTCGGAATTAAACCTCGACTCATGTCCGCTAGGATAACACAATTATAGAATTTCTACAACAATTGTTTATACTTGAGCTCATGGCCTAAATCTAGCAAGCAATACACTAGTCATTCATGTTGTAGTCAAAGAAGTCAGGGTTGACTTACCAGTAGTCCTTAATAATATGCATGATTTTCTTCTATTAGAAGTCACGTCCTCGATTAGCCTTTATTATAGTTAGACATACAATACacttggattaattatggcaattaataattattaagttTTCTTTCAGCCTTAATAtcaatatagaaaatatttaactAGTACAACAATTCGTTATCGATTTTTCAAACCTTCCCTCTAAGCCCTCGAGAACCTTAGAATCTTTAGAAAGTTTCGAAAGTAATTACTTTCCAAGATTCATTCTATTCTCGACCCTAGTCGGATTATCTAAATGTAGATTACTAATGATGTACTAAGTTTATTACCTTAACAAATAGTGGTGAAGAAAATTTCTCAATTAATACTcgatgttgacggtgagaacttgtcaacgaagttaagtcagaaaaatcaaagtatagagcttataaatgaagaatttcaagaacctaataagaaacttagaaaatagttgcagaaggaaatggagaaaagaacttgtatttctcttgatACCAAGCTACAGTGTtattccaacccccttcaatgatgaagtgaggttccctttatagtgggctctaatggcccctaatacattgtggtcccaggggaccaaATTGTtcataagtacattgtcagggaAGTGGCATCAGACATAGTGGcacaggtggtggtggtgtcagCCCTGATATATGGTTAGAGACatgcaggtagtgcctccaccattggtactaacttgtactATCACTACCTGTCTAATACGGACGTCAGAGTTATGCCTCTGtgctcctcatggtcgtacagcCTGTTCCCGTACGCATGCCTCGTACCTGAAGGTTGCTCTCGTATATCCATGGTGAGGGATAATTCGATTGTACCCAGGGGTTGTATCAagtctcctgtaaacccatacagggaggtgttaCAGGGCTTTAGGTTCCTGATGCCCAGCCCCATCTTCTCTGAGgccgggcgatataggatgtctacagagcttccattgtccaccaggacccgatgtaccctcatgttagcaagctaaACAGTAAACACCAAGGGGTCactatgagggaaatgcacaccccgcATGTCTTCTTCGTTGAATGTTACCGAATCGTTCTCCCCCTTAAAGTTCTTTGGGGGGCGTtgttccaaacttaagacgcatggaggcggacttcgcctggcttccctGGCATACTTGTCTCGTGAGGTCCTTGATTCGCCTCCGAACCCTGGGCCTTcaaagatggtcctaacttctccttgcacctctAGGGCTTCATCTTGTGCCCGTGGTAAGGGTATTCCTTCTTCCAATCTTTGATTTTCTTTGCGAACATATCTACCCAAGTGCCCCCTacgtataagctcttcgattcCCATCTTCAAATGAGTGCACTCTGCAGTGGTGTGCcaaatgtcttta
The genomic region above belongs to Humulus lupulus chromosome 1, drHumLupu1.1, whole genome shotgun sequence and contains:
- the LOC133817950 gene encoding uncharacterized protein LOC133817950 is translated as MVYVGPRDDHQRKHKNGGSPKRTSHTFYTDLTHSREHIFIANKNQVPFKRPPPMKRDLSKRYRRKYCQYHKDIWHTTAECTHLKMGIEELIRRGHLGRYVRKENQRLEEGIPLPRAQDEALEVQGEVRTIFEGPGFGGESRTSRDKYAREARRSPPPCVLSLEQRPPKNFKGENDSVTFNEEDMRGVHFPHSDPLVFTV